CCTTAAGCTTGCCACCGGCGAATTGCTTAAAATGAAGCATAATTTTTACCTGATCACAGCGTACACGTGGCTGCCCACCGCCCGCTTTGAGGGAACCCGCTTCAGCGGCACGACTTCGGTTTCGGGCAATCGCCTGCCTTATACCCCTGAGCACAGCATCACGACGAGCGTTGGCTATTCGCACCCGATCGGGCTCGATATGCGCATTGAGCAGGTCTTCGTTGGCGCAATGCTTGCCGATGAGCTCAATACAGAAACACCCACGGCGAACGGGCAAGCAGGGCGAATTCCTGAATATGCTATCTACAATGCCGCGATAAACTATACGTATGAGCCGTGGGGGGCAACGCTGTTCTTTACGGCGAAGAACCTGACCGACAAGATGTATATTGCCGACCGTACCCGCGGCATTCTGCCCGGCACGCCTCGCCTGTTTCAGGCTGGCGTAACGGTAAAATTTTGACAAAGTCACCGGCGTGCGGGCCTTTTGCCCGCCTGCCGGTGTGGTGAAAGGCTTGACAGACTGAGAATGATTTTCAGTCTAAGCCAACGATGTCACGGGCTGCCGCTGCACTATTCCGTTACTTCCCTTTCCCTGCAGCCGCAGGCGACGAAAAAAGTGCGCCGGTGGCCCCGGTACTTGCCGCTAAGCCCCGCTTCAGCGGAGCATTTGTCATATCGCTCGCAATCCACACTATGCCTGTATTGGCGCTGGCCATAGCGCCGGCACTTGTTGAAGAAAACCCGGCCGATAAGCCCGTAGTGCTCTACAGCGTTCAGCTCGAGAAAAAACACACGGTTATTACCCCAAACGCCACAGTGCGCAAAAATGCAGCGCAGAGTTCGGCAAAGCGGTCTGGTAACGCTGAAATCGACCTTACCGGCGAGCAGCGGGCGCTCAAAGTCAGTTATGAAATGCAGCTCGCGGCAAAAATTGAGAGGCAGCGCTATTACCCTCAGCGCGCCCGGCAATTAGGCCAAGAGGGGCAGCCGGTAGTGCGCATGGTTCTCGACGCGGCGGGTAATGTGATGCAGCTCGCGCTCGAAAACAGCAGCGGCGTCTCATTGCTTGATGAAACCGCTCTTGATATCGTCAGGCGCGCCCAGCCTTTTCCCGCGCCGCCGGCTGAGTACGCGCAGATTCTGCGCCACCGGGGTGACAACCGCATGGTATTTCGCGCCCCTATCAGTTTTGGTATTTCGCGCCAGGGTCGATAGGCCTCAGGCGTCGAGCCACTCGAGCACTTCGCTGAGCGGCATCGACGTGACGATGGTGTGGTAGACCCCGCCCTCTAGAAACCAAACCGAACGAAACGCACCGGAGAAATTGACGCGGTATTTACGTGCGCCTGTTCGCTCGCGTTTTTTGCCTTCGATCACCAGGCCCCGTTCGGGCACGAGCTTCAGGCCATAATCCCTGACCTGCGTGTAATACGTCTGGTAAGGCAGCTGCTCGTAATACGCGGTAAAGGCGGGGATTATCCCTTTTGCGCGAACAATTTTGCTGAGCCTGAAAATCTCGCTTTCTTGCGGCAGGCGAAAGTTGAAATTCGCTGCCGCTTTCGCCGCTGATGGTGATACAGGTTTGTCGGCAAAATCGTATTCGGCGATCGTCGTGCCT
The sequence above is a segment of the Turneriella parva DSM 21527 genome. Coding sequences within it:
- a CDS encoding energy transducer TonB gives rise to the protein MSRAAAALFRYFPFPAAAGDEKSAPVAPVLAAKPRFSGAFVISLAIHTMPVLALAIAPALVEENPADKPVVLYSVQLEKKHTVITPNATVRKNAAQSSAKRSGNAEIDLTGEQRALKVSYEMQLAAKIERQRYYPQRARQLGQEGQPVVRMVLDAAGNVMQLALENSSGVSLLDETALDIVRRAQPFPAPPAEYAQILRHRGDNRMVFRAPISFGISRQGR